The following are encoded in a window of Bacillota bacterium genomic DNA:
- a CDS encoding SGNH/GDSL hydrolase family protein, which yields MSEISICVFGDSIGKGVVLHPDQGRYELIKMNVGKLLGVQELKVTNYSRFGCTVSKGLSIIKKHGCELARFTSVFLELGGNDCDFAWNEVAKDPQRQHAPKTPLSEFKRLYRQVIELIRDNGGNPVILTLPPLEPWRFFDWVFRGLDKDNILKWLGDVDMIYRWQELYNVEVMLLAAKLSVPIIDIRSAFLKCKNYSDLLCPDGIHPNNEGYNLIYKTIAAQYKLAISV from the coding sequence ATGAGCGAGATTAGCATTTGCGTATTTGGCGATTCAATTGGCAAGGGCGTTGTATTGCATCCGGATCAGGGCCGGTATGAGCTAATCAAGATGAATGTGGGCAAGTTATTGGGAGTTCAAGAGCTTAAAGTGACCAACTACTCTAGGTTTGGCTGCACGGTCTCGAAGGGACTGTCAATTATCAAAAAACATGGCTGTGAGCTTGCCCGGTTCACCAGTGTATTTTTGGAACTGGGAGGCAATGATTGTGACTTTGCATGGAACGAAGTTGCCAAGGATCCCCAGAGGCAACATGCTCCCAAAACACCGCTATCAGAGTTTAAACGGTTGTATCGGCAGGTAATAGAGTTAATCCGTGATAATGGTGGCAATCCTGTTATTCTAACGCTACCACCCCTGGAGCCCTGGAGGTTTTTCGACTGGGTGTTTAGAGGTCTTGATAAGGATAACATTCTGAAATGGCTGGGCGATGTTGATATGATTTACCGGTGGCAAGAGTTATATAATGTTGAGGTCATGCTTTTGGCAGCGAAATTATCTGTGCCGATAATCGACATACGCAGTGCATTTTTGAAGTGCAAAAATTATAGCGATCTCTTATGCCCCGATGGTATTCATCCCAATAACGAGGGATACAATCTTATTTACAAAACCATTGCCGCTCAATATAAACTTGCCATATCTGTATAA